One genomic segment of Catalinimonas alkaloidigena includes these proteins:
- a CDS encoding amidohydrolase: MEKLSPIIDKVVPLRHELHEHPELSGQEINTADAILNFLKPTQPDHIHTNVGGHGIIMTYESGKPGPHLMFRAELDALRIEEKNDIAYKSRFSERGHLCGHDGHMSILAGLGFYLSESRPAYGKVSLLYQPAEETGEGGSQVIESDAWQEQKPDYLFALHNLPGFPLNKLLLKPGIFAAASQGMKTILRGKTAHAARPEQAKSPALALSHIIQDLHDFKSANTEYDDFVLLTVVHAVLGTPSYGITPGLAELGVTLRSFRNEDMTTLQHWAESVISRWANSEGLTYDFQYSEVFPATINHPEAYQFLTDAVAGLDVSSEVLDTPFRWSEDFGYYTRDCKTCFFGLGAGRDTPDLHHENYDFPDEIIATGLQVFTAIIKNILG; the protein is encoded by the coding sequence ATGGAGAAATTATCTCCAATCATAGACAAAGTAGTTCCACTACGCCATGAATTACATGAGCATCCCGAACTGTCTGGTCAGGAAATCAATACTGCGGATGCTATCTTAAATTTTTTGAAGCCTACTCAGCCTGATCACATACATACCAATGTAGGAGGGCATGGCATTATCATGACTTACGAAAGTGGAAAGCCGGGACCACACCTGATGTTTAGAGCCGAACTGGATGCATTAAGAATTGAGGAAAAGAACGATATAGCCTATAAGTCTCGCTTTTCTGAAAGGGGCCACCTCTGTGGTCATGACGGTCATATGTCAATATTGGCGGGTTTAGGTTTTTACTTATCCGAATCAAGGCCAGCCTATGGAAAAGTCAGCTTGCTTTACCAGCCGGCTGAAGAAACAGGTGAAGGAGGATCGCAAGTGATTGAAAGTGATGCATGGCAAGAGCAGAAGCCTGACTATTTATTTGCCTTGCATAACCTACCGGGCTTTCCGCTGAACAAACTGTTATTAAAGCCAGGAATTTTTGCTGCTGCTTCTCAGGGCATGAAAACTATACTGAGGGGAAAAACGGCTCATGCAGCAAGACCCGAGCAGGCCAAAAGCCCGGCATTGGCATTAAGCCATATCATTCAGGATTTGCACGATTTCAAATCAGCAAATACTGAATATGATGACTTTGTACTGCTTACAGTAGTGCATGCAGTTCTGGGCACGCCTAGTTACGGAATCACACCAGGACTGGCAGAGCTGGGAGTAACCTTACGAAGTTTTAGAAACGAAGACATGACTACACTGCAACATTGGGCAGAGAGTGTAATCAGCAGATGGGCAAATTCTGAAGGGCTTACTTATGATTTTCAATATTCAGAAGTTTTTCCCGCTACCATCAACCATCCGGAAGCTTATCAGTTCCTCACCGACGCTGTCGCAGGACTTGATGTTAGTAGTGAAGTGTTAGATACTCCATTCCGCTGGTCAGAAGATTTTGGCTATTATACACGCGATTGTAAAACCTGTTTTTTTGGATTAGGCGCTGGCAGAGATACACCTGATCTACACCATGAAAATTATGATTTTCCAGACGAGATTATAGCAACCGGATTACAAGTGTTTACAGCTATAATCAAGAATATTTTAGGTTAA
- a CDS encoding mechanosensitive ion channel family protein, producing MTEHFFYSLEQGFIDYMTNRPYWTVVFVFFLSILVGLAIRWVFVRSLKNYNRLKPGVLIESFLRNLNRRTKVFFPLLVFYIAQLFIDLPDETTDLIITKVAQAALILGFGWVLLSLVKVVEEVVFEHYTVKRGDSLKSKKIQTQLQFIRRVLVVIIVVLVLSAILLTFDSVRNIGATLLTSAGVAGIIVGFAAQKSIANFLAGLQIAITQPIKIDDSVIVEGEWGWIEEITLTYVVIKIWDKRRLVLPINYFIEKPFQNWTRTSTELLGPVMLYLDYTLPLDELRNELDKILAREKLWDRKTKVVQLVDTTEKCIAVRILVSAKDAPTAFDLRCIVREKLINFVREKYPDALPVHRMFMLEQST from the coding sequence ATGACTGAACACTTCTTTTACAGTCTTGAACAAGGTTTTATAGATTATATGACTAATCGGCCCTATTGGACAGTTGTATTTGTGTTTTTTCTATCAATATTGGTAGGTTTAGCAATACGATGGGTTTTTGTCCGCTCTTTGAAAAATTACAACCGACTGAAGCCTGGTGTATTAATAGAATCATTCCTCAGAAATCTGAACCGAAGAACGAAAGTCTTTTTTCCGCTACTGGTCTTTTATATTGCTCAGCTCTTTATTGATTTGCCGGATGAAACCACTGATCTTATAATCACTAAAGTTGCTCAGGCAGCACTAATTTTAGGTTTTGGCTGGGTATTATTGAGCTTAGTCAAAGTAGTGGAAGAGGTAGTGTTTGAGCACTACACTGTAAAAAGAGGAGATAGTCTAAAGAGTAAGAAGATACAGACCCAGTTACAGTTTATCAGAAGAGTATTGGTTGTAATTATCGTTGTACTGGTATTATCGGCCATTTTGCTCACTTTTGATTCGGTTCGTAATATTGGTGCTACACTCTTAACGTCTGCCGGAGTTGCCGGAATTATTGTCGGATTTGCTGCACAAAAGTCAATTGCAAATTTTCTGGCAGGGCTTCAGATTGCTATTACGCAACCGATCAAAATTGATGACTCGGTAATTGTGGAAGGAGAGTGGGGGTGGATTGAAGAGATTACCCTTACTTATGTAGTTATCAAAATCTGGGACAAAAGGCGTTTGGTATTGCCTATTAATTATTTCATAGAAAAGCCCTTTCAGAACTGGACACGTACCTCTACCGAACTATTGGGGCCCGTCATGTTATACCTGGATTATACGCTACCTTTAGACGAGCTACGCAATGAACTGGATAAAATCCTTGCCAGGGAAAAACTTTGGGATAGAAAAACCAAAGTGGTCCAACTGGTAGATACTACAGAAAAATGTATTGCGGTAAGAATACTGGTAAGCGCGAAAGATGCACCCACCGCATTTGATTTGCGCTGTATTGTTAGAGAAAAATTAATAAATTTCGTCAGGGAAAAATATCCTGATGCATTGCCAGTGCATAGGATGTTTATGTTAGAACAGTCTACTTAA
- a CDS encoding ion transporter encodes MKKKLPSGLSTKERLYHIIFESDTQPGKAFDVALLIAILLSVLTVMLESVNSFASQYGSTIRTVEWIFTVMFTVEYILRIYCARRRTGYVLSFYGIVDLISVIPTYLSLVVVGTQYVLMIRILRLLRVFRVLKLYHFLGEAEVLGRALRQSAAKITVFIGTVITLIFIVGSLMYLIEGPENGFTSIPVSIYWAIVTLTTVGYGDIAPQTIAGQTLASVVMILGYGIIAVPTGIVSVEISKADTKKRSEKSKVKLVKADRKACTPQSLTWKKIEAR; translated from the coding sequence TTGAAGAAAAAATTACCATCAGGCCTGAGTACCAAAGAGCGCTTGTACCACATCATTTTTGAATCGGATACACAACCGGGTAAAGCCTTTGATGTTGCCTTACTGATTGCGATACTGCTTAGTGTACTTACTGTAATGCTTGAAAGTGTAAATAGTTTTGCCAGCCAATACGGGAGCACAATCCGTACGGTGGAGTGGATTTTTACTGTAATGTTCACCGTAGAATACATTTTAAGAATCTACTGTGCCAGAAGAAGAACTGGTTATGTGCTTAGCTTTTATGGAATTGTAGATTTGATTTCTGTGATACCAACCTATCTGAGCTTAGTAGTGGTAGGGACACAGTACGTGTTGATGATCCGTATATTAAGATTGTTAAGAGTATTTAGAGTACTGAAGCTTTATCATTTTCTGGGAGAAGCAGAAGTCCTGGGTAGGGCACTCCGCCAAAGTGCTGCCAAGATTACGGTTTTTATCGGGACAGTAATCACTTTAATCTTTATTGTAGGCTCTCTCATGTACCTGATTGAAGGCCCGGAAAATGGTTTTACCAGCATTCCTGTTAGTATTTACTGGGCAATCGTAACCCTGACAACAGTTGGCTACGGGGATATTGCCCCCCAAACAATAGCTGGCCAAACCCTGGCATCAGTGGTCATGATACTAGGCTATGGTATCATCGCAGTACCAACCGGTATTGTATCGGTAGAGATCTCAAAAGCAGACACCAAAAAGCGCAGTGAGAAAAGTAAAGTGAAGTTAGTAAAGGCTGATAGAAAAGCCTGTACGCCACAAAGCCTGACCTGGAAAAAAATAGAGGCCAGGTGA
- a CDS encoding S1 RNA-binding domain-containing protein — protein sequence MTNLKIGEYNELEVNRESPHGMYLQSSQGEILLPNRYVGELKPGDTVNVFVYTDSEDRLVAITEQPKATSGEFASLLVKDVTTVGAFLDWGINKDLLLPYREQLHPVKVGDQVIVRVITDPKTDRVIAISKIQAFIQRELDDLSEGQEVELMVYDQTPLGYKVLINRKNEGLLYNNELFQEVRLGEVMQGFVKKIREDEKVDVSLQQQGVRGMKNARTDLLEALQQAGGFLPIHDKSSPEEVQAAVQMSKKAFKKAAGNLFKEKKITFTESGIKLR from the coding sequence ATGACAAATCTTAAGATCGGCGAATATAATGAACTGGAAGTCAACAGGGAATCTCCCCATGGAATGTACCTTCAATCTTCACAGGGAGAAATCCTCCTGCCCAACCGTTATGTTGGTGAATTAAAGCCTGGTGATACCGTTAATGTTTTTGTTTATACTGATTCTGAAGATCGTCTGGTTGCCATTACTGAACAGCCCAAAGCTACTTCCGGTGAATTTGCGAGTTTGCTGGTCAAAGATGTGACTACGGTAGGTGCTTTTCTGGATTGGGGGATTAACAAAGACTTACTCCTACCCTATCGGGAGCAATTACATCCTGTAAAAGTTGGCGATCAGGTAATTGTCAGGGTTATTACTGACCCGAAAACCGATAGAGTTATAGCGATTTCCAAAATTCAGGCTTTTATCCAGAGAGAACTTGATGATCTGTCAGAAGGACAGGAAGTAGAACTAATGGTTTACGACCAAACACCCCTGGGATATAAAGTGCTGATCAACCGTAAAAATGAAGGACTTCTTTATAATAATGAGCTTTTTCAGGAGGTGCGTCTTGGTGAGGTTATGCAGGGATTTGTCAAAAAGATACGTGAGGATGAGAAAGTAGATGTTAGCTTACAGCAACAGGGCGTAAGAGGAATGAAAAACGCCCGAACCGATTTATTGGAAGCTTTACAGCAGGCAGGAGGGTTTCTCCCTATTCATGATAAAAGTAGCCCAGAAGAGGTACAGGCAGCTGTCCAGATGAGCAAAAAAGCATTTAAGAAAGCTGCCGGCAATCTGTTTAAAGAAAAGAAAATCACCTTTACCGAAAGTGGAATCAAACTACGCTAA
- a CDS encoding tetratricopeptide repeat protein, translating into MSAEKFYRQGKNLFDQENYIEALKNFQLALKENPQDLNSLYARAMSYFKLTEFEKAIKDFDQLVMQVPDNATFWSERAVALHLSGQNEKALISFNKALALEPENPYRYSSRAYVKDHMKDYQGAIDDYTKAIELDPEDAISYNNRGLVEEKLGYQDKAKSSFKRADELAIPSKENIANQQASNVADHANQTEYKDQQIIIESEGEDTRPAFSEYVKVIASVFSSRQGWKEFLDFVSSKFRRNN; encoded by the coding sequence ATGTCGGCAGAAAAATTCTATAGACAAGGAAAAAATCTATTTGATCAGGAAAATTATATCGAAGCGCTGAAAAACTTTCAGCTAGCCCTTAAAGAAAATCCTCAGGATCTGAACAGTTTGTATGCTCGTGCGATGAGCTATTTCAAACTCACTGAATTTGAAAAGGCCATCAAAGATTTTGACCAGCTGGTGATGCAGGTACCTGATAATGCTACTTTCTGGAGCGAGCGCGCAGTGGCATTACATCTTTCCGGGCAAAATGAAAAAGCACTTATAAGCTTTAATAAAGCATTGGCGCTGGAGCCGGAAAATCCATACCGCTACTCCAGCAGAGCTTATGTAAAAGACCATATGAAAGATTATCAGGGAGCTATAGATGATTATACTAAAGCCATTGAGCTTGACCCTGAAGATGCGATCTCATACAACAACCGTGGGTTGGTTGAAGAAAAGTTAGGATACCAGGATAAAGCTAAAAGCAGCTTTAAGCGGGCTGATGAATTAGCCATCCCATCAAAAGAGAATATAGCAAATCAGCAAGCTTCAAATGTCGCTGATCATGCTAATCAAACAGAGTATAAAGATCAGCAAATCATCATAGAGTCAGAAGGGGAAGATACAAGGCCTGCTTTTAGCGAATATGTAAAAGTGATAGCTTCAGTATTCTCCAGCAGGCAAGGCTGGAAAGAGTTTTTGGATTTTGTAAGTAGCAAGTTCAGAAGAAATAATTGA
- a CDS encoding Lacal_2735 family protein — protein sequence MFNLFKKKSEVEKLQDKYKKLLAEAHSLSQRDRKAGDMKMAEAEEVAQKIERIKDKK from the coding sequence ATGTTTAATTTATTTAAGAAGAAATCAGAAGTAGAAAAGCTGCAGGATAAGTATAAGAAACTGTTAGCCGAAGCACACAGTCTTTCACAGAGAGACCGCAAAGCTGGGGATATGAAAATGGCTGAAGCTGAAGAGGTTGCACAGAAAATTGAAAGAATAAAAGATAAGAAGTAA
- a CDS encoding YihY/virulence factor BrkB family protein: protein MMRLKRLFSYLKESYLEWQGDDAFRQSAVIAYYSIFSLPGLIIIIVNVAGIFYEQSKVRGEITNQISSIIGPESAQQVQTILENSTQQGSSTIAIIAGIATLIFGATGLFYQLQLSLNTVWDVEANPKAGIKKIVIDRATSLGMILAIGFLMIVSLLLTALIGVLRDWISEMLPPFLLYVFYFANEIVALGIITVLFALIYKILPDVQLIWKTVWIGAFVTALLFTLGKFALGLYFGQTDPASAFGAAGSLILILLWVNYSGLIFLFGAEFTKIYAQRHQHPVKVSGHAQRTAEYRLKHDQVTAGE, encoded by the coding sequence ATGATGAGGCTTAAACGCTTATTTTCTTATCTGAAAGAATCTTATCTGGAGTGGCAGGGTGATGATGCGTTTCGTCAGAGCGCAGTGATCGCCTATTATTCTATTTTTTCTCTGCCGGGATTGATTATCATAATTGTCAATGTGGCAGGGATATTTTATGAGCAGTCAAAAGTCAGGGGTGAAATTACAAACCAAATTAGTTCTATCATAGGCCCTGAATCCGCACAGCAGGTACAAACTATATTAGAGAATAGTACACAGCAGGGCAGCTCTACAATAGCAATCATTGCTGGTATCGCTACCTTAATATTTGGTGCCACTGGATTATTCTATCAATTGCAATTGTCATTAAATACAGTTTGGGATGTAGAAGCCAATCCTAAAGCTGGGATCAAAAAAATTGTGATTGACAGAGCTACTTCTTTAGGAATGATATTGGCTATCGGCTTTTTGATGATCGTTTCTTTACTGCTTACAGCTTTGATAGGGGTGCTGAGAGACTGGATCAGTGAGATGCTGCCTCCTTTCTTGCTTTATGTATTTTATTTCGCTAATGAAATAGTAGCGCTGGGTATCATCACTGTTTTGTTCGCACTGATCTATAAAATATTACCTGATGTTCAACTCATTTGGAAAACTGTATGGATAGGTGCTTTCGTAACGGCGCTTTTGTTTACGCTGGGTAAATTTGCGCTGGGTTTGTATTTCGGACAAACTGATCCGGCTTCTGCCTTTGGCGCAGCGGGTTCACTTATCTTGATTTTGCTCTGGGTAAATTACTCGGGACTGATATTTTTGTTTGGGGCAGAATTTACCAAGATATATGCGCAAAGGCACCAGCACCCTGTGAAAGTCTCAGGTCATGCGCAGCGAACTGCTGAATATCGGCTTAAGCATGATCAAGTTACCGCGGGTGAATAA
- a CDS encoding S9 family peptidase, translated as MGNTKKYKKLLTYIIIFFLSSQHGLFAQKENYQNLREALFSSSQLVGESGPRSVNWIENGNRFSFIETTEEGQQIIKSYDPKNGDEKVVFDATNLTFPGSDEAFTYHSFQWTRDAKYILFQTKFRPIWRNSGNADYYYYSVDDKSLKLVAEDSFTAEVSPDGSKVAYGHDGNLFVYDFATNENTQLTFDAEGQIYNGRFGWAYEEEFGLVQAWKWSPDSRFIAYWQTDESEVPIYQISDYSDQHPKYDKIPYPKVGDTNPSVKVGVIDLQDNSQQWMKIDLDGGYIPRLYWTSETGQLAVVHLNRAQNHLKLFFHNAITGDGKLIMEEQSDAWIDVFDFFAGIMDLFYFPKDSDEFFWISDRDGWSHLYRYDYEGNLVNQVTSGEWEVVLVHAVDSKAKKIYYSSTEDSPLERQLYGVNYNGKKKQKLTEVSGRHLIDMAPNGKYYIDTYSSVDKPKQVGLYNKEGELINTLVENASVNTFISNHFYSPKELFSFTTEEGIKLDGYIVKPKDFDENKTYPLVLNIYGGPGAQSVYNEFGANGWEQYLAQQGYVVASVNNRGSGGYGSEFEKVVYKQLGKHESADFIATANYLAEKPWIDGSNMAIRGHSYGGYMASFTSVYRPGVFKAAIIGAPVTDWRLYDSIYTERYMGLLSDNEKNYIESSSTTYAADTQAKLFIAHSMMDENVHAQNTFQFVKALIDAGIDHELRIYPPGAHGVAYNGESYVLLYQQYTDFLDKNLKSGL; from the coding sequence ATGGGTAACACAAAAAAATACAAAAAGCTCTTAACTTACATAATTATTTTTTTTCTGAGCAGTCAGCACGGCCTGTTTGCACAGAAAGAAAATTATCAAAACCTGAGAGAAGCACTCTTCTCATCTTCTCAATTAGTAGGTGAATCCGGTCCCCGGAGTGTCAATTGGATTGAAAATGGAAACCGCTTTTCTTTTATAGAAACTACAGAGGAAGGCCAGCAAATTATCAAATCCTATGATCCAAAAAATGGAGATGAAAAGGTAGTTTTTGACGCTACTAACCTTACTTTTCCCGGTAGTGATGAAGCATTTACCTACCACTCATTTCAGTGGACAAGAGATGCTAAATACATTTTGTTTCAGACTAAGTTCAGACCTATTTGGAGAAACTCTGGTAATGCAGACTATTATTATTACTCTGTAGATGACAAAAGTCTGAAACTTGTAGCCGAAGATTCTTTTACGGCCGAAGTATCCCCTGATGGTTCAAAAGTGGCGTATGGGCATGATGGGAACCTCTTTGTATATGATTTTGCTACGAATGAAAATACTCAACTGACATTTGATGCTGAAGGGCAAATCTATAACGGTCGCTTCGGCTGGGCTTATGAAGAAGAGTTTGGTCTGGTACAAGCCTGGAAATGGTCACCTGACAGTCGCTTCATCGCCTACTGGCAAACCGATGAATCAGAAGTTCCTATATACCAGATTTCAGATTACAGTGATCAACACCCCAAATACGACAAGATTCCTTATCCTAAAGTGGGAGATACAAACCCCAGTGTAAAAGTGGGTGTAATTGATCTACAGGATAATAGTCAGCAATGGATGAAAATTGATCTGGACGGAGGCTACATCCCAAGACTTTACTGGACCTCAGAGACAGGGCAACTAGCAGTTGTACACTTAAACCGTGCTCAAAATCATCTGAAATTATTCTTCCACAATGCCATTACAGGAGATGGGAAGCTGATCATGGAAGAACAATCTGATGCATGGATTGACGTATTTGATTTCTTTGCCGGTATTATGGACCTTTTTTACTTTCCAAAAGATTCAGATGAGTTTTTTTGGATATCAGATCGTGATGGTTGGAGTCATTTGTACCGTTACGACTACGAAGGAAATTTAGTCAATCAGGTTACCAGTGGTGAGTGGGAAGTTGTGCTGGTACACGCGGTAGATTCTAAGGCTAAAAAGATATATTACTCTTCTACAGAAGATTCTCCTTTGGAAAGGCAACTATATGGTGTGAACTACAATGGGAAAAAGAAGCAAAAGCTGACAGAAGTAAGCGGAAGACACCTTATTGATATGGCTCCTAATGGAAAGTATTACATTGATACCTATTCAAGTGTCGACAAACCTAAACAAGTCGGGCTGTACAATAAAGAAGGAGAGCTTATTAATACGCTTGTAGAAAATGCATCTGTAAATACCTTTATCAGCAATCACTTTTACAGTCCAAAGGAATTATTCAGCTTTACGACCGAAGAAGGTATAAAGCTGGATGGCTATATCGTGAAACCGAAGGATTTTGATGAAAACAAGACCTATCCACTCGTATTGAATATTTATGGTGGTCCGGGAGCGCAGTCAGTGTATAATGAGTTTGGTGCTAATGGCTGGGAACAATACCTGGCACAACAAGGCTATGTAGTAGCTAGTGTAAACAACCGGGGAAGCGGTGGCTATGGTAGTGAATTTGAAAAAGTTGTGTACAAGCAATTGGGTAAGCATGAAAGTGCTGACTTTATCGCTACTGCCAATTACCTGGCAGAGAAACCTTGGATTGACGGTAGTAATATGGCAATAAGAGGTCATAGTTATGGTGGTTATATGGCAAGCTTTACTTCTGTGTATCGTCCTGGCGTATTTAAAGCGGCTATCATTGGTGCGCCGGTAACTGATTGGCGATTATACGACAGCATTTATACCGAACGCTATATGGGGCTATTGTCTGATAATGAAAAAAACTATATTGAAAGTTCATCTACTACATATGCTGCCGACACTCAAGCAAAGCTGTTTATAGCTCATTCTATGATGGATGAAAATGTGCATGCACAGAACACCTTTCAGTTTGTAAAAGCGCTCATAGATGCTGGTATTGACCATGAACTCCGCATTTATCCTCCGGGGGCACATGGTGTCGCCTACAATGGCGAAAGCTATGTTTTGCTATATCAACAGTATACTGACTTTTTGGATAAAAATTTGAAATCAGGCTTATGA
- a CDS encoding S8 family peptidase, which produces MKIKQLLLVSVFSFTTCFAYATDPVTDSLKAAPTNWFNLDAENYYVQGVSTEKAYEFLKGRKSEKVIVAVIDSGVDIEHEDLQEKIWINSDEIPNNGKDDDGNGYVDDVHGWNFIGGADGTNVDHDTYEVTREYVRLKEKYEDVALEDIPKKELAYYEEIMKAYEQKRSEMEQQYSGFEFFANSYLRSSKLLEAYLDVEKVTAEMLGEISTEDEIIQTSISIMEYALSMGFSKEQLQEYEDHYKSALEYGYNTDFDPRHIVGDNYDDVNEKYYGNNDVDGPDSNHGTHVAGIIAANRENKLGMEGIAENVVIMPIRAVPNGDERDKDIANAIYYAVDNGAKVINMSFGKSYSPQKEAVDKAVKYAESKGVLLVHAAGNSSDDIDEVSNFPTRHFKDSRKEAENWIEVGASSWKGEEEFVADFSNYGKKSVDVFAPGVDLYSTTPDQKYESNSGTSMASPVTAGIAALLISYYPELDVEQIRKIILESTVKFDKLKVMRPGEEGKLVSFDSLSATGGVVNAYEAVKLAESYQIKMEGK; this is translated from the coding sequence ATGAAGATCAAGCAATTATTACTAGTATCAGTATTTAGCTTCACAACTTGTTTTGCATATGCTACTGATCCTGTTACTGACTCACTTAAGGCAGCACCTACAAACTGGTTTAATCTGGACGCAGAAAATTATTATGTTCAGGGTGTTAGTACTGAAAAAGCTTATGAGTTTTTGAAAGGGCGTAAGTCTGAAAAAGTAATTGTAGCAGTTATTGATTCCGGAGTTGACATTGAGCATGAAGATTTGCAGGAGAAAATTTGGATAAACAGTGATGAAATCCCGAATAATGGAAAAGATGATGATGGGAATGGATATGTGGATGATGTACACGGCTGGAATTTTATCGGAGGAGCTGATGGAACCAATGTAGATCACGATACCTACGAGGTCACCAGAGAATATGTGAGATTGAAAGAAAAGTACGAAGATGTCGCATTGGAAGATATTCCCAAGAAAGAGCTTGCCTACTATGAGGAAATCATGAAAGCCTATGAGCAGAAAAGGTCAGAAATGGAGCAGCAGTATTCAGGTTTTGAGTTTTTTGCTAATAGCTATTTGCGTTCATCCAAGTTGTTGGAAGCATATCTGGACGTTGAAAAAGTAACTGCTGAAATGCTTGGAGAGATCAGTACAGAAGACGAAATTATACAAACTTCTATTTCAATTATGGAATATGCTTTGTCTATGGGCTTTTCTAAAGAGCAGCTGCAAGAGTATGAAGATCATTACAAAAGTGCATTAGAATATGGTTATAATACTGATTTTGATCCACGTCATATTGTAGGTGATAACTATGATGATGTTAATGAAAAGTATTACGGTAACAATGATGTTGACGGTCCTGACTCAAATCATGGAACGCATGTGGCAGGGATAATTGCTGCAAACCGAGAAAATAAATTGGGAATGGAAGGTATTGCGGAAAATGTCGTAATCATGCCCATCCGCGCAGTTCCTAATGGAGACGAAAGAGACAAGGATATTGCCAATGCTATTTATTACGCTGTAGATAATGGCGCGAAAGTGATAAATATGAGTTTTGGAAAGTCGTATTCCCCTCAAAAAGAAGCCGTGGATAAAGCCGTGAAATATGCAGAATCTAAAGGTGTATTATTGGTTCATGCAGCCGGTAACAGCAGTGATGATATTGATGAAGTTTCTAATTTTCCTACCCGCCATTTCAAAGACTCAAGAAAAGAAGCTGAAAACTGGATTGAAGTAGGTGCATCTTCCTGGAAAGGAGAAGAGGAATTTGTTGCTGACTTTTCAAATTATGGAAAGAAAAGCGTAGATGTGTTTGCTCCCGGCGTTGATCTATACTCAACCACACCCGACCAGAAATATGAAAGCAACAGCGGCACAAGTATGGCTTCCCCAGTAACCGCTGGAATCGCAGCACTTTTAATATCATATTACCCTGAGCTTGATGTAGAACAAATAAGAAAAATCATTCTTGAGTCAACTGTAAAGTTTGATAAATTAAAAGTTATGCGTCCAGGTGAAGAAGGCAAACTGGTAAGCTTTGACAGCTTAAGCGCTACCGGAGGTGTTGTAAATGCTTACGAAGCAGTAAAATTAGCTGAATCTTATCAGATAAAAATGGAAGGTAAGTAG
- a CDS encoding hydroxypyruvate isomerase family protein — MKRRDFVKSSIALGSAVTTSAVTPLIAANSPIVSYDKSTVSPAEKHDFKLKYAPHFGMFKNHAGDDPIDQLQFMADTGFTALEDNGMMRRTPEMQSKIGEMMSKLEMEMGVFVVDKGGNSQNSLTEGKQEYVDIFLDGCRRAVDVAKRVNAKWMTVVPGNFQRNLPIGIQTANVVEALRRGAEILEPHGLVMVLEPLSDTPDLYLRTSDQTYLICKAVNSPSCKILYDIYHMQKNEGHIIQNIDLTWDEIAYFQIGDNPGRKEPTTGEINYKNVFKHIYDKGYRGIMGMEHGNAMPGKEGEQKLINAYVEVDSFNV; from the coding sequence ATGAAGCGAAGAGATTTTGTCAAATCCAGTATAGCACTTGGTAGTGCTGTCACTACCAGTGCGGTAACTCCTTTAATAGCTGCGAATAGTCCAATTGTATCCTACGATAAAAGTACTGTCTCTCCTGCTGAGAAACATGATTTTAAGCTCAAGTATGCACCTCATTTCGGCATGTTTAAAAACCATGCTGGTGATGATCCTATTGACCAACTACAGTTTATGGCAGATACTGGTTTTACAGCTTTAGAGGATAATGGTATGATGCGAAGAACTCCGGAAATGCAGTCTAAAATTGGAGAAATGATGTCAAAATTAGAGATGGAGATGGGAGTGTTTGTAGTAGACAAAGGCGGAAATTCACAAAATTCTCTAACAGAAGGTAAACAAGAATATGTAGACATTTTTCTGGATGGATGTCGCAGGGCAGTGGATGTTGCCAAGCGCGTAAATGCAAAATGGATGACAGTGGTACCCGGCAATTTTCAGCGAAATTTGCCCATCGGAATTCAAACAGCAAATGTAGTTGAAGCACTTCGCAGAGGTGCTGAGATTTTAGAACCTCATGGTTTGGTGATGGTGCTTGAGCCACTTAGCGATACGCCAGATTTGTATCTCCGTACTTCCGACCAGACCTATTTGATTTGTAAAGCAGTCAATAGCCCTTCATGTAAAATACTTTACGATATCTATCATATGCAAAAGAATGAAGGACATATCATCCAAAACATAGATTTAACCTGGGATGAAATAGCTTATTTCCAAATAGGGGATAATCCTGGCCGTAAAGAGCCTACCACTGGTGAAATCAATTACAAAAATGTATTCAAGCATATTTATGATAAGGGATATCGTGGTATCATGGGAATGGAGCATGGTAACGCTATGCCGGGAAAAGAGGGAGAGCAGAAACTAATAAATGCTTATGTAGAGGTAGATAGTTTTAACGTATAA